In Desulfatibacillum aliphaticivorans DSM 15576, the genomic stretch TAAGCAAGGGGGCCAGGCCCATGGAAGGCTCGTCCAGGAGCATGATTTTCCGGCCGCTGATGAACGCCCTGCCGATGGCCAGCATTTGCTGCTCGCCGCCGCTGAGAGTGCCGGATTTCTGCGTATAGCGCTCTTTCAGACGGGGAAAGATGTCGAAGACCCGGGAGATGTCCTTTTTTATTTCCGCCGTGTCCTTGCGGGCGAAAGCGGAAAGGTGCAGGTTTTCCTTGACCGTCAGGTTGCCGAAAATGCCGCGGCCTTCCGGCACATGGGTGATGCCAAGCTGGCTGACCACCTTGTCCGGAGGATATTTTAGCAGGTCTTTATCCATGAAGGTCATTTTGGAACCGGGCTCAACTTTCACCATCCTGGAGATAGCCCTCAGCGTGGTGCTTTTCCCTGCGCCGTTGGCTCCGATGATGCTGACGATTTCCCCTTCGTCAATATGAAAGTCCAAACCAGTCAGCGCCGGTATCCTTCCGTAAGAAACACTCAGGTTTTCCACTTTCAAGAGCATCAGTATTCAATCTCCTTGCCCAGATAGGCCTCGATCACCTGGGGATGATTTCTTATTTCCTCGGGCTCGCCTTCCGCAATCACTTCGCCGAAAACCAAAGCCTGGATTCTTTCGCACAATTCCATGACGAACTTCAATCGGTGCTCGATCAACAGGATGGCCATTTTATATTCCCCGTGGACAAGCCGGATGATTTCCATAATCTGGTCCAGTTCTTCGGGGTTCATGCCTGCGGTGGGCTCGTCCAGCAGCAGGATTTTGGGGTCTGTGGCAAGGGCCCGGGCGATTTCCATCCTGCGTTGGGCGCCGTATGGCAGGTTGCCCACAAGCTGGTCCGCAAATTGATCCAATCCCACCAGGGCCAGCAAATCCATGGCCTTGTTGGTCATCTGGGTTTCTTCCCTTTTCCTGCGTGCGCCGCCGAAAAAGGCCCCAAACAGGCCGTAAGTGATCTTGGAGTAACACGCCATTTTAACGTGCTCCAAAACGGTCATGTGGCGCCACAGGCAAAGGTTCTGGAAGGTGCGCCCGATGCCTCTGGCTGCTATCTGGTAGGGCTGAAAGCCTTCTATGCTCCAGTTGTTCAGCAAAACCTGGCCTTCCGTGGGAGTCAGTATGCCGGTCATCATGTTGAACACGGTGGTCTTGCCCGCGCCGTTGGGACCGATCAAGCCCCGGATGTCCCCCGGATTCATAGTGAGATTGTAATTTTTTACCGCCTGAAGCCCTCCGAATCGAATGCTCAGGTCTTTAATTTCCAATAAAGGCATAATATCCTCGCCTGTTGCTTGGCTTTTTCAATATCAGGGCTTAATTTTTCGGCCTGACCAGTTGTTTGACGTCGAATTCCTTGAACGCAATCAGCCCCGTGGGCCTGAAAATCATGACAAGGATGAGCAGCAGAGGAATAATGATCCACTTGAACAGCTCCAAGGGGCGCAAGGCCTCTCCCAGAAGGCTGATGCTCACCGCGCCGACAATGGACCCATGCACGGAATTGAGGCCGCCGAAGTAAACCATGGCCAGAATTTCGGCCAGCCTTTGCAGCCCAAAAGACGCGGGGTTCACGTAGCGCAGAATATGGGCGAAGAGCCCGCCTGCCGCTCCGGCCCAAAAAGCCCCGAACAAAAATCCCACCATTTTGGTGCGCCTGGTATTGACCGTCATGGCGTCCGCAGCGGACTCATCGTCCCGGACTGCGTTCAACGCCTTGCCCAGGGTGGACCGGACGAAATTGTTGATGACCCAGATGCACAGGACCGTCCAGCCGAACACCATGGGAAGGCTGGCGTAGTTGGGCTGGCTTCCCAAGCCGCGGGGGCCGCCGACTACTTCCAGGTTTTCGATCAGGCTTTTAACAATAAACATGAAGGCCAGAGAAATGATGGCCAGGTAGTCGCCCCTGGTTCTAAAAGACGGAATGGCTATGACCAAAGCCCCCAGGGCGGCCGTGAATCCTCCAATAATAATGGCCACGGGAAAAAAGTAGACGCCCAGGCTGGGAGAAAGAACCGCTTCCCCGAAAAAACGGTCGTTGGTGAACAGGACCAGGGTGAAAACCGAGGCTGCATAGGCTCCAAGAGCCATGAATCCGGGATGGGAGCAGGAAAACTCCCCCATGTATCCGTTGATCACGTTCAGGCTTAGCGTCAGCATTATAGCCACCAGCGTGAACTTGAGCGTCATCACCCGGTAGGCGCTGATGTCCGCCCACAGATGGAGGACCAGGTACAAGAGGGCAAGGTGCAGGACCACGGAAAACATGGGCGAAATTTTGTAGATCATTCCTGCAAGCGCGTTGAACACCGAGGCCAAGGCCCTTCCAACAAGAAGGATCGGAATGAAATACACGCCTATAAGAAAAGCCAGGGCGCTGGGCATAAGATGCAGATCCTTCAGCATGATCATGCACCCAAACAGGACGGGGACTTTGGGGAGTCCAAGAGCCTCCGCTATCAGGTCCCCCAAAAACCGTTCAAACAGGACCGCCGCTAATATTCCTGCAAGCCAACCCAACATAGGGACGCAGGAAAAGTAGCTCCTGAAAGCCTTGAAAAAGCCTTTTACGCCTTTGGATGGGCCGTTGCTTTGAATTTCTGGTTGCTGGTTAGTCATCGATAACACCCTGTCCTATAATCTAAGCCTTGCACTGTGGGGTTCGCCGAAAAAGCCGTGAGGCCTGAAGGTGAGAATGAGCAAAATAATGGAGTAGGCGATAAAATCGCGCATGGTGGACGGGAATATGAGGGCTACGAAGATTTCGATGAACCCTAATAAAAAGCCCGCCAGGGTAGCGCCCAGGATGGAGCCGCGCCCTCCCAGAATCGCCGCCACAAAGGCTTTCCAGCCGAACACAATGCCCATATACGGGTCCAAAACCGGATAGGCGACCCCGAACAGGCACCCGGCGGAAGCGGCCAGCCCCGAGCCGATGGCGAAGGTCAGCGCCGCGATCACATTGGCGGGAACCCCCATCAGCGGAACCACAGTGTAGTCAAAGGCCATGGCCCGCATGGCCATGCCCCACTTTGTCTTTTTCACGAACTGATCCAGGGCTATCATCAGGACAATGGAAACCAATACGATCATGATTTTTTTGTTCGTAATAAAGACGCCGCCCACGTCATAGGTGACGGATTGGATCAGAGAGGGAAATTTGGCCCGCTGGGCGCCCATGATGGCCAGCACGCCGGTTTCCAGAATAATGCCTATCATGAGGCCGGTGATGGCGGCCGAAGCGCGGGGAGCTTCCCTTAAAGGACGATAGCCCACGCGTTCGATGATCACCCCCACAATGGCGTTCAGCATCATGGCGCATACAATGGTCAACAACAGGACGACCCAGCCGGGAATGGCGATGGTTCCGGCGGCGGCAAGGGCGGTCAGGGTAGTGGCGACAATGAAGCTGATATACGCTCCCACCATGAACACGTCCCCGTGGGCGAAATTAAAAAGCATTAACACGCCGTACACCATGGAGTAGCCCAAGGCGATCAGCGCGTAAAAACTTCCCCATTGCAAGGCGTTTACCAGGCTTTGAAAAAAGACGGTCATAAGATTGCTTCCTGGCTTGCGTAAGAATGCGGACCCGGAGGCTTAAACCTCCAAGCCCGCATACTGTCGGTTGGCAAGGTTCCGGCTTGGCATCAGCCGGTAATGATTTTATTACGGACAAACGGACTTATAGAACTCGAATTCCCCTTTGTCGTTAATCTTAACGATGACGGCGCATTTGATGGGATCGCCGTCTTCCGTAAAGGTCATTTTACCCGTGATGCCTTCAAAATCCTTGACTTTAGCCAAGGCGTTGCGAACCGCGGTGCGGTCCTTCTCGATGTTGCCGGTCAATTTGCCCATGGATTCAATGGCTTTTTGCACGATTCCCAGAGAGTCCCAGGTCAGGGCGGCGACGTCGTCGGGCACGTAGCCGTATTTCTTTTCGTATCTGTCGATGAAAGCCTTGGTGCTGCCCGTGGCGCCGGCGGCTGCGTAATGGGAGCTGAAGAACAGGCCGTAGCAGTCAGGTCCGCACAGGTTTACGGTCTCGGCGGAGCCCCAGGAGTCGCTTCCTACGATGGGCTTTTGCCAACCCAGTTCATGAGCCTGCTGCACAATCAGAGCCACTTCATTATAATACTGCGGGGTGAAGATGACTTCGGCGCCGGACTGAATGATCTTGGTCAACTGGGAAGAGAAGTCGGCGTCCTTGGTGGTGAAGCTCTCAAAAGCAACCACGGAGCCGGGGCCGTGGATTTTCTCCCATGCGATTTTAAAGAACTCGGCCAGACCTTTGGGGTAGTCGCTGGCGACGTCATACAGCACGGCGGCTTTGGTGGCCCCGAATTCCTCGGTGATGAAGTTGGCGACGACAGGACCCTGGAAAGGATCAAGAAAGCAGCCGCGGAAGACGTAAGGACGATCTTTGGTGGAGTCCGGGTTGGTGGACCAGGGGGTGATCATGGGGGTGGCCCAGTCATTGGCCACGCCGCCGGCCGGGACGGCCTGCTTGGAGGACTGGGGGCCGACAATGGCTATCACTTCGTCCTGGGTGATCATCTTGGTGTTGGCTTTAACCGCGGACTCGGCCTTGGCCTCATTATCCTCGATTACCAGCTCCACTTTGTATTTTTTGCCGTCGATTTCCAGGCCGCCGGCGGCTTCCACATCTTCCAGCCACATCTGTGCTGCGTACTTGGTTCCTTCTCCCACCTTGGGGATGTCCCCGGTTATGGGCGCGTTAATGCCGATTTTGATGACTTTGGCTTTTCCCCAGGCCCATGCATTGGGCGACAGAGCAAGAGCAATGACCAGACAGCCGATAATAAGTGATAAAGATCTTTTCATAGGGCCCCCATAAAGGCTAAAAAAGTTAGTATTTGGGAAAAATACAATACTGGCGCGCATTCGATCCAGTCGCAACAATGCCCTACCATAAAACCCATATTTTTTCACCTGAAAAAAATTACTGTAAAGCCCTATCCCAGCCAAATCTTAGCATATTCCCGCGGCCCTGAGAGAAAAC encodes the following:
- a CDS encoding branched-chain amino acid ABC transporter permease, translating into MTVFFQSLVNALQWGSFYALIALGYSMVYGVLMLFNFAHGDVFMVGAYISFIVATTLTALAAAGTIAIPGWVVLLLTIVCAMMLNAIVGVIIERVGYRPLREAPRASAAITGLMIGIILETGVLAIMGAQRAKFPSLIQSVTYDVGGVFITNKKIMIVLVSIVLMIALDQFVKKTKWGMAMRAMAFDYTVVPLMGVPANVIAALTFAIGSGLAASAGCLFGVAYPVLDPYMGIVFGWKAFVAAILGGRGSILGATLAGFLLGFIEIFVALIFPSTMRDFIAYSIILLILTFRPHGFFGEPHSARLRL
- a CDS encoding ABC transporter substrate-binding protein yields the protein MKRSLSLIIGCLVIALALSPNAWAWGKAKVIKIGINAPITGDIPKVGEGTKYAAQMWLEDVEAAGGLEIDGKKYKVELVIEDNEAKAESAVKANTKMITQDEVIAIVGPQSSKQAVPAGGVANDWATPMITPWSTNPDSTKDRPYVFRGCFLDPFQGPVVANFITEEFGATKAAVLYDVASDYPKGLAEFFKIAWEKIHGPGSVVAFESFTTKDADFSSQLTKIIQSGAEVIFTPQYYNEVALIVQQAHELGWQKPIVGSDSWGSAETVNLCGPDCYGLFFSSHYAAAGATGSTKAFIDRYEKKYGYVPDDVAALTWDSLGIVQKAIESMGKLTGNIEKDRTAVRNALAKVKDFEGITGKMTFTEDGDPIKCAVIVKINDKGEFEFYKSVCP
- a CDS encoding ABC transporter ATP-binding protein; the protein is MPLLEIKDLSIRFGGLQAVKNYNLTMNPGDIRGLIGPNGAGKTTVFNMMTGILTPTEGQVLLNNWSIEGFQPYQIAARGIGRTFQNLCLWRHMTVLEHVKMACYSKITYGLFGAFFGGARRKREETQMTNKAMDLLALVGLDQFADQLVGNLPYGAQRRMEIARALATDPKILLLDEPTAGMNPEELDQIMEIIRLVHGEYKMAILLIEHRLKFVMELCERIQALVFGEVIAEGEPEEIRNHPQVIEAYLGKEIEY
- a CDS encoding ABC transporter ATP-binding protein: MLLKVENLSVSYGRIPALTGLDFHIDEGEIVSIIGANGAGKSTTLRAISRMVKVEPGSKMTFMDKDLLKYPPDKVVSQLGITHVPEGRGIFGNLTVKENLHLSAFARKDTAEIKKDISRVFDIFPRLKERYTQKSGTLSGGEQQMLAIGRAFISGRKIMLLDEPSMGLAPLLMQNVFKALKEINKEGAAILLVEQNARLALQFASRAYVLETGSLVMEGDSKKLLEDPEVKKAYLGG
- a CDS encoding branched-chain amino acid ABC transporter permease, translated to MTNQQPEIQSNGPSKGVKGFFKAFRSYFSCVPMLGWLAGILAAVLFERFLGDLIAEALGLPKVPVLFGCMIMLKDLHLMPSALAFLIGVYFIPILLVGRALASVFNALAGMIYKISPMFSVVLHLALLYLVLHLWADISAYRVMTLKFTLVAIMLTLSLNVINGYMGEFSCSHPGFMALGAYAASVFTLVLFTNDRFFGEAVLSPSLGVYFFPVAIIIGGFTAALGALVIAIPSFRTRGDYLAIISLAFMFIVKSLIENLEVVGGPRGLGSQPNYASLPMVFGWTVLCIWVINNFVRSTLGKALNAVRDDESAADAMTVNTRRTKMVGFLFGAFWAGAAGGLFAHILRYVNPASFGLQRLAEILAMVYFGGLNSVHGSIVGAVSISLLGEALRPLELFKWIIIPLLLILVMIFRPTGLIAFKEFDVKQLVRPKN